Proteins from a genomic interval of Rhinoraja longicauda isolate Sanriku21f chromosome 16, sRhiLon1.1, whole genome shotgun sequence:
- the LOC144601364 gene encoding prolactin-releasing peptide receptor-like, with protein sequence MEEQPPGAEGWQDYVDNLTAQERLLGELGNLTAQFQGIQLIQSFKPLIIPCYGLVVFIGIFGNYLLIYVICKTKRMHNITNFLLGNLAFSDMLMCATCVPFTLAYAFEPRGWLYGRFLCYFVFLMQPVTVCVSVFTLTVIAMDRYRATVHPLKRRLTIPSCAYLLGTIWMLACLLAAPALVHTYYVEFPQQGLTICEEFWLGMRRRRLLYAYSTLAVTYLLPFTLISLSYLRISVKLKNRVVPGNTTQTQAEWDRTRRRKTFRLLVLVVAVFGLCWLPLHLFNLIKDMDIKLIDKQHFNLIQLLCHWLAMSSACYNAFIYAWLHDSFRGELKKMFSWQGQKVAPTVHCVMASRVL encoded by the coding sequence ATGGAGGAGCAGCCGCCGGGGGCGGAGGGTTGGCAGGACTACGTGGATAACCTGACTGCCCAGGAGAGGCTGTTGGGGGAACTAGGGAACCTGACGGCGCAGTTTCAGGGCATCCAGCTCATCCAGTCCTTCAAGCCCCTCATCATCCCCTGCTACGGCCTGGTGGTCTTCATCGGCATCTTCGGCAACTACCTGCTCATCTACGTGATCTGCAAGACCAAGAGGATGCACAACATCACCAACTTCCTCCTGGGCAACCTGGCCTTCTCCGACATGCTGATGTGCGCCACTTGCGTGCCCTTCACCCTGGCTTACGCCTTCGAGCCGCGGGGTTGGCTCTACGGCCGCTTCCTCTGCTACTTCGTGTTCCTGATGCAGCCGGTCACAGTGTGCGTGTCAGTCTTCACTCTGACCGTGATAGCCATGGACCGCTACCGTGCCACAGTGCACCCTCTGAAGCGGAGGCTGACCATCCCCAGCTGCGCCTACCTGCTGGGGACTATCTGGATGCTCGCTTGCCTGCTGGCTGCCCCGGCCTTGGTCCACACTTACTACGTGGAGTTCCCCCAGCagggactcaccatctgcgaggAGTTCTGGCTGGGGATGAGAAGGCGCCGCCTCCTGTATGCTTACAGCACCCTGGCCGTCACCTATCTGCTGCCCTTCACGCTGATCTCCCTGTCCTACCTGCGCATCTCGGTCAAGCTGAAGAACAGAGTGGTGCCGGGCAACACAACCCAGACTCAAGCCGAGTGGGACCGGACTAGGCGCAGGAAGACGTTCCGTCTGCTGGTGCTGGTGGTGGCCGTCTTCGGCCTGTGCTGGCTCCCTCTGCACCTCTTCAACCTGATCAAAGACATGGACATCAAACTGATCGACAAGCAGCACTTCAACCTGATCCAGCTGCTGTGCCACTGGCTGGCGATGAGCTCCGCCTGTTACAACGCCTTCATCTACGCCTGGCTCCACGACAGTTTCAGAGGGGAACTCAAGAAGATGTTCAGTTGGCAGGGCCAGAAGGTGGCTCCGACGGTTCACTGTGTGATGGCCAGCAGGGTGTTGTAA